In Ahaetulla prasina isolate Xishuangbanna chromosome 5, ASM2864084v1, whole genome shotgun sequence, the following are encoded in one genomic region:
- the RAI2 gene encoding retinoic acid-induced protein 2 isoform X1, protein MEEIYKDTQNLPMDVTTSPSAIANNKLESGVAQLITAEAWNINSSDLMKKALSPLVTVPAPSILTPPAESQSGVALKVAATVLQPICLGDSPVVLPIHLQVAGSTTPQIAPNSNTPYVMTTQGPVPLPVLLEQHVFQHLNSPLVLPQNSPCAPSSIHSNLFQNSATPIGQPELLDQKPSNPTQDSVLPPVFQTPGFAAVLQDLFPTQGALSYLPYQPSPECPLPSQPFSSPLSPLVPPATLLVPYPVIVPLPVPVPIPIPIPVPHGVESKVNLDYSKPAASFVLHSCKGTQTPLEKEETKLCDFTHPRGLSQLNRHTVIKMGNENEVLDLSMKTAPFLKEAYVSCQNAPNDSALDLSITSFQKLNSIETTNLNCSGTTMDGTSHSVADKPHKIPTKAENRVISSSSSELLRQQSKWLVDQNSIATSEPTTGNNIEIVSTSQTAKVIVSVKDAVPTIFCGKIKGLSGVSTKNFSFKRDMPQDSGLQCYDVKNQPEVQDNAEALRKPIKNRSVKLKKMNSQEIHILPIKKQRLAAFFPRK, encoded by the coding sequence ATGGAGGAAATATATAAGGATACACAAAACCTACCCATGGATGTTACCACTTCACCTTCTGCTATTGCTAACAACAAATTAGAAAGTGGTGTAGCCCAGCTGATAACAGCCGAAGCCTGGAATATCAATTCGTCAGATCTGATGAAGAAAGCACTTTCACCACTTGTAACTGTGCCTGCTCCATCAATATTAACACCACCAGCAGAATCCCAGAGTGGAGTTGCTCTCAAAGTAGCTGCCACAGTGCTTCAGCCAATTTGTTTAGGAGACAGTCCTGTGGTTCTCCCAATACATTTGCAAGTAGCAGGAAGCACCACTCCTCAGATTGCTCCCAATAGTAATACTCCATATGTTATGACCACCCAAGGCCCAGTCCCATTGCCTGTTCTTTTAGAACAGCATGTATTTCAGCATTTAAATTCTCCATTAGTATTACCTCAGAATTCACCATGTGCTCCCAGTTCCATTCACAGCAATCTGTTTCAAAATTCTGCTACTCCTATTGGACAACCCGAATTGTTGGATCAAAAACCTTCCAATCCAACTCAAGATTCTGTCCTGCCCCCTGTATTTCAAACACCAGGATTTGCTGCTGTGTTACAAGACCTCTTTCCTACTCAAGGAGCTTTGAGCTATTTACCTTATCAGCCATCTCCAGAATGTCCTCTCCCATCTCAGCCCTTCAGTTCTCCTTTGTCTCCATTGGTTCCCCCAGCAACCTTATTGGTGCCATATCCTGTGATTGTGCCTTTGCCAGTCCCTGtccctattcccattcccatcccagtTCCTCATGGCGTTGAATCTAAGGTTAACTTAGATTACTCCAAACCAGCTGCTTCCTTTGTTTTGCATTCATGCAAAGGTACCCAGACTCCTTTGGAGAAGGAAGAAACTAAACTGTGTGATTTTACCCACCCCAGAGGACTATCTCAGTTGAATCGGCACACTGTCATTAAGATGGGTAATGAAAATGAAGTCCTTGATCTTTCTATGAAAACAGCGCCTTTCCTTAAGGAAGCCTATGTTAGTTGCCAGAATGCCCCCAATGATAGTGCTTTGGATTTGTCAATTACTTCTTTTCAGAAGTTGAACAGTATTGAGACAACAAACTTGAATTGTTCTGGGACCACAATGGATGGAACTTCTCATTCAGTGGCAGATAAACCTCATAAGATCCCAACCAAGGCTGAAAACAGAGTGATTAGTTCCAGCTCGTCTGAACTCCTAAGACAACAGTCCAAATGGCTGGTGGATCAGAATAGTATTGCAACTTCTGAACCCACAACTGGCAATAATATAGAAATTGTGAGTACTTCACAGACAGCCAAAGTGATAGTTTCTGTCAAAGATGCAGTGCCAACTATTTTCTGTGGCAAAATTAAAGGTCTCTCAGGGGTTTCCACTAAAAACTTTTCCTTCAAAAGGGACATGCCTCAGGACTCAGGGCTGCAATGTTATGATGTGAAGAATCAGCCTGAAGTCCAGGATAATGCAGAAGCTCTTAgaaaacctatcaaaaacaggagTGTCAAGTTAAAGAAAATGAACTCGCAAGAAATACACATTCTTCCTATTAAAAAGCAGCGACTTGCAGccttttttccaagaaaataa